In one Streptomyces marincola genomic region, the following are encoded:
- a CDS encoding SCO family protein has protein sequence MHLRKITTAAVAAATALTLAACGSDSGDEEGGAETTESADIADAPGADQGTVLDQPFEKPDFVLTDTEGEPYDFAAETDGHATLLYFGYTNCPDICPLTMSNIANAAGTLTPEQREDLRVVFVTTDPERDTPESLGPWLAAQDPEFTGLTGDFETIQQAARSLGVAVEPSYEEDNGDIVSTHGTQVLAFLPTDDKAHVVYTEGVTAETFERDLPGLIAGELP, from the coding sequence CGCTCACCCTCGCCGCCTGCGGCAGCGACAGCGGCGACGAGGAGGGCGGCGCGGAGACGACCGAGTCCGCCGACATCGCCGACGCGCCGGGCGCGGACCAGGGCACCGTCCTCGACCAGCCGTTCGAGAAGCCGGACTTCGTGCTCACGGACACCGAGGGCGAGCCCTACGACTTCGCCGCCGAGACCGACGGCCACGCCACCCTGCTCTACTTCGGCTACACCAACTGCCCCGACATCTGCCCGCTCACCATGAGCAACATCGCCAACGCGGCCGGCACCCTCACCCCCGAGCAGCGCGAGGACCTGCGGGTGGTGTTCGTCACGACCGACCCGGAACGCGACACGCCCGAGTCCCTCGGCCCGTGGCTCGCCGCCCAGGACCCCGAATTCACCGGCCTGACCGGCGACTTCGAGACCATCCAGCAGGCCGCCCGCTCGCTCGGCGTCGCCGTCGAGCCCTCCTACGAGGAGGACAACGGCGACATCGTCTCGACGCACGGCACGCAGGTCCTGGCGTTCCTGCCCACCGACGACAAGGCGCACGTCGTCTACACCGAGGGCGTCACGGCCGAGACGTTCGAACGCGACCTGCCCGGCCTCATCGCGGGAGAGCTGCCGTGA